The Cryptomeria japonica chromosome 6, Sugi_1.0, whole genome shotgun sequence genomic interval gtcttttgtaataaaaatttagaatcctctacacacttgtttcttcactatGATTTTTTCTATGCTTggtggcagtggttgtttgaaaagctaaacctatcctttgttattggaaaggatctcctttcccactttagagcctggcctctcctgtttgcctcatctttctatgcatgtctttggattatttctccatctattgtggtttggaatatttggttagagcgtaataataggatttttaaacaaacaagctctcccttggctgaggttttattgaggattgaatcttccatctctgaagttgctttgtcttttatctataagaatttggaaaacctcacctccttttctcattgggatggtagggtaactcgagtctggagaatgttatcagtcttaccttctcatggatctattttgaataagactagtgctataagtaagagaaattttgcttgctggaaacctcctctgcaagggaactttaaattgaattttgatggtgcttctcgtgggaacccTAGCCTGGTAGGGGTAGGTATGGTAATTTaagatcataaggtaagatttattcaggCTTGTTGTCATGTGATTGGTTTCAAGTCAAACAATTGGGCataattctttgctttgtccttggGTTTGGacatggctatatctttgggaattaaggacttgataattgagggtgattctatggttattattcaaagtgtcatgaaaaagaagtcgaattggcaattacaatatatacttgatcatattttgcaaaaaatagATTACAGGTTTGTTTTGGCATATTTTTTTTGTCCTGAATAAGGCTGGTGTGACTTTCATTTCATATTTAGTTGGCCTGTTATTGTAACGATGCTTTGAGTATCTCTCTGGAAGTACTCATTACATGTTATGGTTTAGGTGCTTTGAGTATCTTTTTGGAAGTACTCATTATAGGTTATGGTTTGCTGTTCTGCGCGGGCACTTTCCTGTAATCATTTCTTGGTGATTGGTTTTTTGTGTGTTAATCATGTTCAGTTAAGTTGGGAGGGATGTCTTGGGCATCTTCGCTCGTGCGTTCTCCTTGTTTGATCATTCACTGATGATTATAGTGATGTGTTAGTTTGCTTCATTTCTGGGTTTGCAGTGAGAATTGTGGTTTCGTGGCATGCTCGTTTTCACATTGTATTGGGTAATTTCACGTGGCCAGCCTGTTGCTTGATCTTTTGCCATCATATTTTGATAATGCTCCTCTTTTGTGTGAATGGTATATATGGAAGTTCTGTGGTGGGTTTTATGTCTCTCTTTTTTGTCATTACGTATTACCTGTCAAAATGTTCTGTTTTGTCGGGAAGCTCTTGGTTCGGGTTGGTAGCTGGTGGTTGTCCTTCAGTTCTTGGAATCTACAAATTAATTGGTATATGAATTggctcctccttttgtttcttttttcttggaTCGTTCTGTGGTATTTTTCGTGGATTGGATTTATCTTGGCTCCACGAGGACTTCAGCATCCTCTCTTTCTTCTCACTTGGGTTttgctatgcttgatcacaatgtttattttgacagggtctctgattatggtttcatttatACTATGTAGTATTATTCTAActagtggtttggagaattgtgtttcatagacagggatGATTCAGACTGGTTTTTTTTGGCAGCAATGGCtatgcatccttcggtgatcatactttaatcttccttctatatgcttctgctagcggcttcctttatatctaatatgacttatgtaattgggatggattttttgtattgggtagaataggcttgtgtttcttaaacaatattgaagggttttcttattggttctttcccttcagtactTTTGAAACCAGACactgtaaaaaacttttaaaatttaatatactttaatggttctatccacttttataaaaaaaactaaaacaaagacaacaaaaattATATCTGAAACTATTTTGGAAAGCATCCAAACTCTATAGAAAATTGAGATTGAGTATAACATACCAGATATAGAAATGCAAAGGCACATGCCTATCTAATGATGCCTTTGCTCACTAAACCTTGCTCTAAGAACCAGATGGATTCGATCCTTACCGTAGAGCTTGGAAGCTAATTGGTGTTGCGTATCAAAAGAGAATGCCCCTCTAACAATATTGCATGAGATTATGATATacatcttctcttttcttttcccaAAACCCAAAACTAGTGATGCAGATTTGAATtcaaaaaacaaataaagaaaccTTACTTCCTCCCACTATTCTCATTCAAAGAATGTTTCAATCATTCCCCCTAAATTCCCACCCCCAAACTTGCCAAGATCACGACTATAAGTGTGAATGCATTCGATGATCACCACTCAAAAAGTGGAAGCTCGTGGCAAGAAACTGATGGTAAGGTGCAGATGTTAGGAGCCAAAAAGAGTTATTCCTTCAAACACTGCGTATTAATTAATAATCTACCGACTTAGTAATCGGTAAGTTAAACTTAGATGAAATGAAAGAATGCTTCACCAATTAAATTACGTTCTCAAAGTTATTAACAAGCAACCATATACTTTAatgtatatatgtgtttatatatgaaCCTCCTCTTAAagtacatatatagatacatacataaattagaaatatttttaatattaattaaacattCAATGAAAGAAGTTTATATATTTGTTAATAAGTAATTCTGAATTCATGAATAACTTaataaagaaagaataatgattcaAAACAAAGATATAATAATCACACAAGAAATAATCAAGAAAACAAGGTAAACACCGACTAACAACTGACAAAAGAGACATGATGGACATTACTCAATCAAGGTGGTGACCAACAAGGAATATAACCTGTTTCCCGACTCAAGATTCAATGACAGTTGCTCTTTTCCAAAGTCTACgatcctctccttgatgatactctccctccctccTAATCGTGTCGCGCGTCTTGCATCCACTTGGTTATGAAAACTAGTTAGTCAAGTCTCAACCATATTAATCGGATACATGAGATATCAGAATCAAAATaacttcctcatttaatttctaatattTTGAGAATTTCCATTCTTagtgaaagaaaaaataatataattgattAACTAATCACCAGAGTATAGTAAGCATTATTCCAAAGTCAGGAAAGAGGGTTGTAacaatttttcttaaatttgtccgGTTTGGTTTGAATGAGATCACCACACACGGTTAAGCCTTCCACAGGGAAGCCAATAACAATGACCAGGAGAGAACTTGGAATACCAACTTTGGGGAAACGTTCCTTTCACACAATTTAAAAAATCCACTTGAAAACAATAAATGATTGGAGTACACAGTGGCCTAGAAAGTAATCCAAAAGGCAAtctatatatttttttgcatcattGGGATTAATGTCTGCTTGTATTCTGGCATAGATATCTCCTAGCAACTCGTGTTGGGCCAAGGTTCACCAACCTGTCTGCCATCTTATTCCCTTTTCTAAGGGTGTGTTTGTCCTGATGTGACCAAAAGTAGAAATGACACTATGACATTTGGCAATGAGGTCCTTAGTTCTCCACCTAGATATGGTGATCCCTTGAAGCATTATGATGATGTTTTTAACGTCAACTTCTATAATGATTTTTTGGTAACCTTTGTCCTTGGCAATAGTGAATCCATAATATGTTGCCGCCACCTTTGCAAAGATAGGCATTTGGATGCCTAGGTTAACCACACAAGCCATCATCATCTTGCCAGCTAGATCTCTAATGTCCCCACCTCGATTAGCTTGACATGGGTTTCCTTTAGACgacccatcaaagttcaattttaaccaattggCATTTGGGGGGACCATTTGATAATTTTTCCAGTGCCCAAAAGGAGGGGAAATAAAAAGAGAGAGGGAGTCGACCAAGTTCCATCTTTTAGCAATATGCCAATCCATGGTCGAGGGACGATGAGAGTGCTTACACTTTTCAAAGAATTTCACGTTGGCTTTCACATGGTCAATAATAGAATAAGCTAAAGCTTCCCCCTTAGTCTTCCAGTCTCTAAAAACTCTATTGTTCCATTCTTTCATAATATACTTGTTAGCCTAGAAATGGTGTCTTAAAATTTGTCTTGACAACTTTAAGAAAaagataatatttatatatttaattattgaaTATTCAATAATAAAGATCTGATTAAAAACATTGCAAATATCTTCTTAGTCACAAAAAGTGGCCAATTGCTACTACATCATAAATACAATAGCAATAAAATTACTATAAACAATCTGGACCTCATCCCTTATGGTATTGAGaccttgcactcagcaagacttgatccctgaTGAACTCAATTAAAACCTTCATCAACAAAGACCCATTGACTAAAAGAATGACGTTGTCTCTTAGCTGAAGGCTGTAAATAATAAATACAACAGCAGTAAAAATACTATAGACAAGTATATCATAAATATCAGTTCAAGCCTGAAGTAAAAGTGACTCCTGTAGTTGGAATCCATGAATTTCCAGAAATGAATTCAGCAGCTGTAAACTTAGAGGCTTCTGTGGCACTGGTGATCACGTGAAAACCAGGCCAATTCACACGATTTGACGTTCCTGCCCCACCTCCGGTGTTGCTGTATTCGCCGTAGTATAACGTGCTGAGAGCAAAGTTCCCGTCCCATTCCAACCAACCAGCAGGGTCAATGTGATCGCCCAGTGTGGATTGCATAAACACAGTGCGAGAGTATTCCCTCCACGGCCTCCCAAGGTATGTCTTGATGGATCCTTTCACAGCTTGGAGATCGGAAGACGCTGACACTATGCAATTCTGGACGGAAATTCCGGTGTTTTCATTAGGATCCGTTCTTGCTTGGGCAGTAATTGTGTTGATCTGGTTGCTCATGGGACGTCGGGCAATGATATTGCTATTCTGGATGACAACCGCAGCGTTGCCGAATATGAAATCCACAGTGCCGTAGATATCAACTTCGCGGTAGAATTGGCGGAGGGAGTAGACATACAAAGTGTCTTGGTAGCCTTTGATGCTGCACCGGTACACGGCCGACTGGTCAGATCCCACTCGAAGAGCCACGGCCTGGTGCTTCTCCGGCCCCGCGGTGTTCTCAAACGTCATATCTCTTGCGATGAATCCGTTACCAGAAACAGCTGCAAGTGCACAGACAAACACACAAATACAAAGTCAATCACACAATTCATTCGGGCAAATTCTTAACTATCTCCTGGTTTTGAAGTCTTACCCACAGTTGCAGTTTTGAAGGTAGTGACGCCGTCTTGGACGCTCTTGCTTCCAGTCACAACAGTTTTATCCTTGCCGTCTCCCACCAACATCAAATTGGTTATCTTTTTGGATATAGCGATGTTCTCCTTGTATGTTCCGGCCTTAATGTAGATGATATATCTCTCGCTGCTCTTCTGAGGCGCAGCGTTGATTGCTTGGGTGATTGTTCGGTAATTGCCGGAACCGTCTTGGGCTACCACCGCGCTCGCTTGGCTGACAGGGCTTGATGCCTGCAATAACTTGCGATCTCCCGCTGACAGCCATTCGGGAAATCCATCTTCACTCTCAAGGCCATGGTGGGTATAGAAATCTCCGTTTTCGTTTTTGTTTACAGATAGCAGGTGGCGGTTATTAATGGTCTTGGGAGACAAAGTAGAGAGCTTGAACAGGGAGAGCGAGTTGCTGATGAGTTCTGACAGATTCAGAGCTCTGGATGACATGAGAGCCCTGATGGGATTGTTGGCACCCAAATTGAGATCACTAAATCCATTCAAGCAGGTTTCCTGGTTTGTCAGAGCTGCACTCAGCCAAATTGGGGAGTCTGTAGCTAACGAACCGTTATTCGAGCAGACGCTGAGACGATCGATGGTATCTACAAATAGCTCTAAACAATCTTGCAACGCCGCGCGTTCTCTTTCATTCGTTACATTGTTTTGGATAGATAGAGCGAAGTCGTGGGCTTTTTGAGCTCTTTGCAAGCTCACTTGGAAAGCGAGGTTAGTGAGGTCGTGAAGCTTGGCAGTCTGATCAGCAGGATAGGAAGCCATGGACGAGATGCATCGCTCGGGATAACGGGCTTTGCTACACGCCAAGTTCGCCACTGTGGAGAGCCTTCTCCAAGCATGACGATGATGATGAATGTTGTCATTTGAGCCGACCGAATCATTGATGGCCACAAAAACGAGTGCAGTCACAACAATAATTGACGTCACAGCAACGACCACGCCTCTGATTTTCCAGTTTTCCTCTTTCTCTTCATCAACTTTGACATAACTACTGTTCATTTTGTTAAGACAATGCTTCAGGCGAGGATGGAATTTGGATTGAAAGTAAGCCCAAATCCAATCTCGAAAGACTGGAGAGGTTAGACAATTGAACTCAACTACTTCTTGGGAGAAATGTAATGGATGGTTTGAATTTCAATGTGCAAAGCGTCACATTATATAGGATGGGATTCCTTGAGCCTATAGAAGGCTCAATAGTCACAATATCGGTCAGTTTTAAATCACACATATTAagtaacatattaagtctagagaatgttagtctaTTATGAGTATTTAACACTTTCAAgcttagaagtgtattcttagtgtgaccacatacattaagcaacatattaaggcTAGAAAATactagtcaactctgagtgttgaccacttttaagcctagaagtgtaagcttagtgtgtgttgtttaagcctTTGCTTTGTCTTTAAAGTGAATGATCAGGAATTGGAATTTGATTCTGAGAGAATATTTTATATTTGAATGAATAAAATTGGTCAATTAGTTTAAAAAGTAGTGAAAGTCTaatgaatttgaaaaatatatCAACAATATATCAACATTCTCATTTATGATTTTAATATTGCTAAGTAGAATCATATTTAAAGAGAAGGAAATATATATTTGTTAAATCAAC includes:
- the LOC131049321 gene encoding pectinesterase, yielding MNSSYVKVDEEKEENWKIRGVVVAVTSIIVVTALVFVAINDSVGSNDNIHHHRHAWRRLSTVANLACSKARYPERCISSMASYPADQTAKLHDLTNLAFQVSLQRAQKAHDFALSIQNNVTNERERAALQDCLELFVDTIDRLSVCSNNGSLATDSPIWLSAALTNQETCLNGFSDLNLGANNPIRALMSSRALNLSELISNSLSLFKLSTLSPKTINNRHLLSVNKNENGDFYTHHGLESEDGFPEWLSAGDRKLLQASSPVSQASAVVAQDGSGNYRTITQAINAAPQKSSERYIIYIKAGTYKENIAISKKITNLMLVGDGKDKTVVTGSKSVQDGVTTFKTATVAVSGNGFIARDMTFENTAGPEKHQAVALRVGSDQSAVYRCSIKGYQDTLYVYSLRQFYREVDIYGTVDFIFGNAAVVIQNSNIIARRPMSNQINTITAQARTDPNENTGISVQNCIVSASSDLQAVKGSIKTYLGRPWREYSRTVFMQSTLGDHIDPAGWLEWDGNFALSTLYYGEYSNTGGGAGTSNRVNWPGFHVITSATEASKFTAAEFISGNSWIPTTGVTFTSGLN